From the Fusarium musae strain F31 chromosome 11, whole genome shotgun sequence genome, one window contains:
- a CDS encoding hypothetical protein (EggNog:ENOG41) translates to MSHSHQSPSFGAEPLVDLAQNVLKYLSASVDKTEATTIDGAVYPLDTFSLNRRHDLFYFPPGETQVEFSLLSWAAYKGLNEVIYALIGISNRSEQLQDHLDDALFLAHFADHKKTADLLMDFGANPGRKFRSNGLHGAARRRQIPQIKLYIKDFGVPVDVEDGDSATPVMYAMQLEHPSDLETISLLFSLGADPRLEFGDEGWTYAQYALAMGKGDLAEWLEVKRHEAEAKAKFTARTTSSRESSCTIGRD, encoded by the coding sequence ATGTCTCACTCACACCAGTCTCCTAGCTTTGGAGCTGAGCCACTTGTTGACTTGGCTCAGAATGTACTCAAATACCTCTCAGCTTCTGTTGATAAGACAGAGGCCACTACCATCGATGGAGCTGTCTACCCACTCGATACCTTTTCTCTCAACCGTCGCCACGACCTGTTCTACTTTCCTCCCGGCGAGACTCAAGTAGAGTTCTCACTGCTGAGCTGGGCTGCATACAAAGGCCTGAATGAGGTCATCTATGCACTTATCGGCATTTCAAATCGAAGTGAACAGCTCCAAGatcatcttgatgatgctctCTTCTTGGCCCACTTTGCCGACCACAAAAAAACAGCTGATTTGCTCATGGACTTTGGAGCAAATCCAGGACGAAAGTTTCGATCTAATGGCTTGCATGGCGCTGCTAGACGGCGACAAATACCTCAAATCAAACTATATATCAAAGACTTCGGAGTTCcggttgatgttgaagatggggatTCTGCAACGCCGGTCATGTATGCCATGCAGCTTGAGCATCCGTCTGATTTGGAGACCATCTCGCTTCTCTTTTCATTAGGCGCGGATCCTCGGCTTGAATTTGGTGATGAGGGTTGGACTTATGCCCAATATGCATTGGCTATGGGGAAAGGGGATCTGGCAGAATGGTTGGAAGTAAAACGGcatgaagcagaagcaaaagcaaagttTACTGCACGGACTACTTCAAGCCGCGAATCAAGTTGCACGATTGGCCGGGACTAG
- a CDS encoding hypothetical protein (EggNog:ENOG41), giving the protein MIKGQKHSQSPHGEENQARRKRRCDRGQPMTCAQLNERLNDPDCASKVFQPKAGELYLVYRKESQCWLAALLLPLTDLESVGVSASLKSLGLSRKSPSCITYNVNSGEFEWRDEYKDGGKLSHERKYPIIYFSSSKFPECSAIGWVLAKDLRLQDESTLQPSAVPYCGVARAFMKRRTSRHISEDKVRDLDSLLSMMPAHFFKSILDSD; this is encoded by the coding sequence ATGATTAAGGGACAGAAGCATTCGCAATCGCCGCATGGGGAAGAGAATCAAGCGCGAAGGAAGCGCCGTTGCGACCGTGGCCAACCCATGACTTGCGCACAGCTTAACGAGCGGCTGAACGATCCCGATTGCGCAAGTAAGGTTTTCCAACCTAAGGCTGGAGAGTTGTACCTTGTTTATCGCAAAGAGTCTCAGTGCTGGCTTGCCGCACTCCTTCTTCCGCTTACGGATTTGGAGAGCGTGGGTGTCTCAGCCTCTCTTAAAAGCTTGGGCCTCTCTCGCAAGTCGCCCAGCTGTATTACGTATAACGTCAACTCTGGAGAGTTCGAGTGGCGGGATGAGTACAAGGACGGCGGAAAACTTTCGCATGAACGCAAGTAccctataatatatttttcgAGCTCCAAATTCCCGGAATGCAGCGCAATAGGGTGGGTTCTAGCGAAAGACCTGCGGCTGCAAGATGAATCTACACTACAGCCATCTGCCGTCCCATACTGCGGTGTTGCAAGAGCTTTTATGAAGAGGCGTACCTCACGCCATATCTCAGAAGACAAAGTGAGAGATCTGGATTCTCTATTGAGTATGATGCCCGCCCACTTTTTCAAGTCTATTCTCGATAGTGATTAA